From bacterium:
TGACGATGGTAATCACGAGAAAAGATTGGTCCGGTACACCTGCCTCCATAGTAAGGAGATCGACAAGATACCTCTTCGGGCCCGATAGGCTGCTGGCCTCCACACGAAGTGAACAGCGCGCTAACCACAAAAAGAAAGAGAAATAATAAAGATTTCTCTCTCAATTGTTGCCTCATCAACGGTATCATCGAGCCGCACATGCTCCATCTCCTTAAACACCTCGAGCGCCTAACTCTTGCTGTTTAGATAGCATACAGGAGTCAAAACAAAAAGAAGAAGGAACACGTGCTTTCGCGAACTCGGAAAGACGCACTACCTATTGAGCACATCAGCTCGAACGCTCTCAGCGACTGCACCTACTTGTTCAACAAGCTCTTTCGCAACGCCAAGCTCTAACAAAACTCCAGCAAGTTTTTCGACGATTACATTAAAATGTTCATCATCTAATCCGTGCTCAGAGACGACTCTCTCATGCGCCTTTCGCATATTCCGACCGTTGTAATGATTGGCTCCTCCAAAGGCAAATGTGAGGAACGCCTTCTGATGGCGGCGTTGCCGCTCCATGTCGATACCTTCGAAAAAATAATTAACTCGCGCATCCTCAAGCAGCTGATCGTAGAACTTATCCACCGCAAGCTCCACAGCATCCTTGCCACCCAGTTTCTCAAATAATGATCTTTCGCTTTCCATTATACTCTCCATGTCCACGTTTAAATAATACCACCCAGAGGAACGGCGGAAATTTAAGAAAACTTAAGCAACCAATCTCCAGTCACGCACGGATGAGAGTAAGAAAATATCGGATTTTTATTTCTTGAGTATCCTTCTCAAAATCATCGAGAGAGGAATGCGGTTGAAGCCAGACTTATTCTACCAGGATTGTAATTTTCTCCGAAATAATCGGAGGCGCATACGGAACATGCAAATGATCACCAAGGATCAACTGGAGTGTATGCTTACCCTTTGGCAAAGAGATACTTACCTCTGTCTGCCCCCCACCAAAGTGCCGAATATTTTCACTCGCAGGCATCGGTTGGTGAAGTGGCGGAACCGTATCAAGATCAATTAAAAGATGGTGATGACCTGCGGCAGGATGCTTCGTTCCCGCAGGAGCAACGCCAAAGCCCTTAAGCCCAAATTGAATATTAATCTCCCCAGAGACGGTCGCGCCATTACTCGGTGAAATAAAGTACAACTTTGCCTCCTCAGGCGCCGGCTGACTTGTAAACTGAGCAGATGCAGACACAGGAATAAGAAAAATAAGGAGGAACGTGGCTACACAAGCCAGATATCCGTGATTAGCTTCCTTCATCGTACTCCCCCCCTATCCTTTCGAAAAGTGCTTCACAAAGTCTCTCTCTGAAATAATTCCAATAATCTTCTCTTCTTCTACTATTGGAACCGCACCAATCGACTCTTTTAACATTAGTGCTGCTACCTCTTCGACTGGAAGATCTGGACCACATGTAACGACATTCGACTGCATCACTTCGCGTATTGGTACAAATTGACTTGCCGCTGCGTTACTTAAGTGCACTAAGAGATCTCGGACACTTACCATTCCAATCACACGCTCATTGTCATCGACGACCGGTACATGACGAATGTGTTTCATATCAGCAATCAGCTCAACTTGATTAAAACCATCATCAGGCCGAACCGTATATACTTCCTGCGTCATTAAATCTCGCGCTTTCATCCGTCTCTTTCCTTCTTCTAGTTCAGTTTGTAATACCCGCCTGGCAAACAGACTAAACTCCCAGTGCTCTCGAGTTCAAGTAATATCTCGGAGAGATCGCTCCGCGCAAGTTCATTCTGAAGATTCATAAGAGACAGGGCGCCTTGCTCTCGTAGGAGGTCGCAGACCTGTTCATGCACAGGCTCAACTCCCAAATCTGGTGGTGCCGCGATTTTGAGCTCGTGAGGCAAATCGCTAATTTCAGTAAGGAGTGTTGCCCCCTCGCGGAGCAGATCGTGATTTCCCTCAAATAATGGATTTCCAATAGGGCCAGGAATAGCGAAAACCTCTATCCCAAGATCTGCCGCCACTGAGGCTGTTGACCGCGCCCCACTCCGCTTTCCAGCCTGAACAATAATCAGCGCTTGACTCAGTGCTGCTACGATTCTGTTCCGCTGAAGAAAATGATGCCGTTGAATCTGAGTGCCGGGGAAAAACTCACTGATGAGAGCACCACCTGATTCTAAAATCGTCTGAGACAACTTCTCATGTGAACGAGGATATATGGTATCGAGCCCACACGGCATAACGGCAAGAGTCGGGCACTTATTACCCGTTGCAAAACGAAGTGCGGCCCAATGAGTTGCTGCATCTATTCCAAATGCCAGTCCACTAATGAATGTTACGTTATAGTGACTCAAAGTGGAGACAATTCGTTTTGTGAGGCTAATACCATCTTTATCGGCCCGACGAGATCCGACAATAGAGATCGGGTGTCCGAGCTCTTGAAAAACATCTCGACTTCCACGCACAAAAAGTACGAGTGGAGGATCAAACAGCCGCCCAAGTGAATCTGGATATTCAGGAGTTCCGAAAAGCACTACCGCTATTTGATTTCGAACACAGAACTCGAGCGCCTCCTCCTCTTTCGGAGTGGGGCTTCCGAGAGCTGTCATACACTGGGAAAAAATCGTATCCATATCCTCGCCAGCGTCTTGAGCTGCACGAATCAGCCTCCGCAGTCGACGCTGCTGCGGCAATGGTAGATTTGATATTTGTAGTATTTCCAGTGTATTAGCCACGAATCCTCCTCACGATCGCTCTCGATTCTCACTTCCCCTTCTGCTAATCGGAAAAACCACCAAAGTTGTTCGTCATTCCCGCCGATAATTTCCAGGGTAAGGCCTCAACCGCGGCAAACACGACTCGAGATCTGGCAATCATTCGGGGAAACGAAACGGAAAATACTCGATGGATGGTACGAACGAACAACTTCAACTGATTTTTCATGGCCCAAAAGATGAGTCAGTAGAAACGCTTCGAAAAGTAAAGGGGGCTTTCATCTCTGAACTTGGTCTATCAATCGATGAAGTCAAACAATACCTAGAAAGTACTCCGACTATTATCTTCTCCACGAAGGAGGCAGAAGAAGCACAACGTGTACTTCATATCCTTGAACACGCTGGAGCAGTTGTAGCGTTTGAGGAAGAAAATACTGAATGTACCCCTCATGAAGTCCAAAATGACATTGAGTTCACATTCGAGCTAGATGATATCAGTGAAGACACTACGCTGATCCCAGGAGAATCTGTGCCAGCGAAACCGACTCGAGTTTATACACTGGATTTTAACCCTGATATTGAGGACCAATCAGATGAGTCTCATCCGCTCCTCGGACTTGAGGCGGAGCATACTGAAGAGACAGACGATGTTATTTTGGAAACGAATCAGCTTGGCTTTACTGATGAGACCTTAGCAAATGATAGCCTCCGAGAGCCTCTTACGCCGCAAACAGAATCTGAAACGAACGAACCTATATCTCCTCTTTCATTTGATATCTCGTCTGAATCCGATGAGGAACAACCAGCCCCACCTCTTGAATCTGATCAGTGGC
This genomic window contains:
- a CDS encoding group 1 truncated hemoglobin, which gives rise to MESERSLFEKLGGKDAVELAVDKFYDQLLEDARVNYFFEGIDMERQRRHQKAFLTFAFGGANHYNGRNMRKAHERVVSEHGLDDEHFNVIVEKLAGVLLELGVAKELVEQVGAVAESVRADVLNR
- a CDS encoding DUF4399 domain-containing protein, coding for MKEANHGYLACVATFLLIFLIPVSASAQFTSQPAPEEAKLYFISPSNGATVSGEINIQFGLKGFGVAPAGTKHPAAGHHHLLIDLDTVPPLHQPMPASENIRHFGGGQTEVSISLPKGKHTLQLILGDHLHVPYAPPIISEKITILVE
- a CDS encoding CBS domain-containing protein; translation: MKARDLMTQEVYTVRPDDGFNQVELIADMKHIRHVPVVDDNERVIGMVSVRDLLVHLSNAAASQFVPIREVMQSNVVTCGPDLPVEEVAALMLKESIGAVPIVEEEKIIGIISERDFVKHFSKG
- the dprA gene encoding DNA-protecting protein DprA, whose translation is MANTLEILQISNLPLPQQRRLRRLIRAAQDAGEDMDTIFSQCMTALGSPTPKEEEALEFCVRNQIAVVLFGTPEYPDSLGRLFDPPLVLFVRGSRDVFQELGHPISIVGSRRADKDGISLTKRIVSTLSHYNVTFISGLAFGIDAATHWAALRFATGNKCPTLAVMPCGLDTIYPRSHEKLSQTILESGGALISEFFPGTQIQRHHFLQRNRIVAALSQALIIVQAGKRSGARSTASVAADLGIEVFAIPGPIGNPLFEGNHDLLREGATLLTEISDLPHELKIAAPPDLGVEPVHEQVCDLLREQGALSLMNLQNELARSDLSEILLELESTGSLVCLPGGYYKLN